A DNA window from Capnocytophaga sp. ARDL2 contains the following coding sequences:
- a CDS encoding helicase HerA-like domain-containing protein, whose translation MSLEQFKETITNGYTMSSEFITVGGAMYDKEIVSDLHVNIPLKTIARHGLIAGATGTGKTKTIQVLCEQLSQKGIPVLMMDIKGDFSGIAQEGTLNSFIENRLGKMNLPFNAKGFPVELLTISKQNGVKLRATISEFGPVLLSRILDVNETQSGVLSIVFKYCDDNKLPLIDIKDLKKVLHALTNELSSEIETEYGKIAKASTSAILRKIVELEQQGADLFFGEPSFDIHDLMRIDENGKGYINILRLTDIQDKPKLFSTFMLCLLAEIYNEMPEQGDRGRPELVLFIDEAHLIFKEASKTLLEQIETIVKLIRSKGVGVYFITQNPTDIPNGVLAQLGLKIQHALKAFTEKDRKAIKTASENFPSTPFFTTNEVITQMGIGEALVTALNEKGIPTPLVVTALRAPESRMDVLQNFEIEDIINKSFLAKKYNQNIDSYSAHEMLTDRFAQLQTQQSQKQQSTINPPINDGSSGQQTSRQRTNSRQSNNDVGKQITKVLTSATFIRGAFGVLNKIFSKK comes from the coding sequence ATGTCTTTAGAACAATTTAAAGAAACTATTACCAATGGCTATACCATGTCTTCTGAATTCATTACAGTTGGTGGTGCTATGTACGATAAAGAAATCGTTTCCGATTTGCATGTAAATATTCCTCTGAAAACCATCGCCCGTCATGGTCTCATTGCCGGAGCTACGGGTACTGGGAAAACAAAAACCATACAAGTATTGTGCGAACAACTTTCGCAAAAAGGAATTCCTGTATTGATGATGGATATAAAAGGAGATTTTAGTGGTATCGCTCAAGAAGGTACGCTCAACTCTTTTATAGAAAATCGCCTTGGAAAAATGAATCTACCTTTCAACGCTAAAGGTTTTCCTGTAGAATTATTGACCATCTCTAAACAAAACGGGGTAAAGCTTCGTGCGACGATTTCCGAATTTGGTCCTGTACTTTTGAGTCGTATTTTGGATGTAAACGAAACTCAATCGGGCGTACTTTCTATTGTTTTCAAATATTGCGACGACAACAAATTGCCTTTGATTGATATTAAAGACTTGAAAAAAGTGCTTCACGCTTTGACCAACGAATTGAGCAGTGAAATCGAAACCGAATATGGAAAAATCGCCAAAGCCTCAACCAGTGCTATTCTTCGAAAAATTGTAGAATTAGAACAACAAGGTGCAGATCTTTTCTTCGGCGAACCTTCGTTTGACATTCACGATTTGATGAGAATTGACGAAAACGGAAAAGGATATATAAACATTCTACGATTAACTGATATTCAAGACAAACCTAAATTGTTTTCTACATTTATGTTGTGTCTTTTGGCGGAAATATACAATGAAATGCCCGAACAAGGCGATAGAGGACGACCTGAATTAGTACTTTTTATTGACGAGGCTCACTTGATTTTCAAAGAAGCTTCAAAAACTTTATTAGAACAAATCGAAACCATCGTAAAATTGATTCGTTCAAAAGGTGTGGGTGTATATTTCATCACTCAAAATCCAACGGATATTCCAAATGGTGTATTGGCTCAATTGGGATTAAAAATTCAACATGCCTTGAAAGCTTTTACCGAAAAAGACAGAAAAGCTATCAAAACAGCATCTGAAAACTTCCCTTCTACCCCATTTTTCACGACCAACGAAGTGATTACACAAATGGGGATCGGAGAAGCCTTGGTTACAGCACTCAACGAAAAAGGAATTCCTACTCCCTTGGTTGTAACTGCTTTGAGAGCACCTGAAAGCCGTATGGATGTATTACAAAATTTTGAAATAGAAGATATTATAAACAAATCGTTTTTAGCTAAAAAATACAATCAAAACATCGATAGTTATAGTGCGCACGAAATGCTCACCGATCGTTTTGCTCAGTTACAAACTCAACAATCTCAAAAACAGCAATCTACTATCAATCCGCCAATAAATGATGGTAGTAGCGGACAGCAAACGAGTCGTCAGCGTACAAATAGCAGACAATCCAACAATGATGTAGGAAAACAAATCACCAAAGTATTGACAAGTGCTACCTTTATCAGAGGTGCTTTTGGTGTGTTGAACAAAATTTTCTCTAAAAAATAA
- the glmM gene encoding phosphoglucosamine mutase — MTLIKSISGIRGTIGGKVDENLTPLDVVKFTSAFGTWLQNNKNKKDLILVIGRDARISGQMVSSLVTATLQGLGIHVIDLGLSTTPTVEVMVPELKADGGIILTASHNPKQWNALKLLNEKGEFISGKDGEEMLEIAANEDFSYAEVDDLGSYEVRNDGIDIHIQKVLDLPLVDAEKVKQKGFKVVVDGVNSTGGIAIPALLKKMGVEVVELYCTPNGHFPHNPEPLKEHLTDICEKVVAEKADFGIVVDPDVDRLAFVSNDGEIFGEEYTLVAVADYVLSKTPGNTVSNMSSSRALRDVTVNRKGSYQASAVGEVNVVELMKATNAIIGGEGNGGIIYPEIHYGRDALVGVALFLTHLAEIGGTVAELKASFPQYYMSKNKIELTPTLDVDAILKAMTEKYLNEEVSTIDGVKIDFANSWAHLRKSNTEPIIRIYTEAPSQSEADDLAETIIKNIKEIAGI; from the coding sequence ATGACATTAATAAAATCTATTTCGGGAATCCGCGGAACAATTGGCGGAAAAGTTGATGAAAATTTAACGCCTTTAGATGTAGTAAAATTTACTTCAGCCTTTGGAACTTGGCTTCAAAACAATAAAAATAAAAAAGATTTAATTTTAGTAATTGGTCGTGATGCTCGTATTTCTGGGCAAATGGTGTCGTCTTTGGTAACGGCTACTTTGCAAGGGTTGGGAATTCATGTGATCGATTTGGGACTTTCGACTACGCCAACTGTGGAAGTAATGGTACCTGAATTGAAAGCCGACGGAGGAATAATCCTTACGGCTTCGCACAACCCAAAACAGTGGAATGCCTTGAAATTGCTCAACGAAAAAGGAGAATTTATCAGTGGAAAAGACGGCGAAGAAATGTTGGAAATTGCTGCAAATGAAGATTTTTCGTATGCCGAAGTTGACGATTTGGGAAGTTATGAAGTAAGAAATGACGGAATCGATATTCACATTCAGAAAGTATTGGATTTGCCATTGGTCGATGCTGAAAAAGTAAAACAAAAAGGCTTTAAAGTTGTGGTTGACGGTGTAAATTCGACAGGGGGAATAGCCATTCCTGCCTTGTTGAAAAAAATGGGGGTAGAGGTTGTAGAATTGTATTGTACACCCAACGGACATTTTCCACACAACCCAGAGCCGTTGAAAGAACATTTGACAGATATTTGTGAAAAAGTAGTAGCAGAAAAAGCGGATTTTGGTATTGTAGTTGACCCAGATGTAGATCGTTTGGCATTTGTTTCCAACGATGGCGAAATCTTTGGCGAAGAATATACTTTGGTAGCAGTTGCTGACTATGTTTTGAGCAAAACTCCAGGAAATACCGTGTCAAATATGTCGTCTTCTCGTGCGTTGAGAGATGTTACGGTAAACAGAAAGGGGTCTTATCAAGCGTCGGCTGTAGGTGAGGTAAATGTTGTAGAATTGATGAAAGCTACCAATGCCATTATCGGAGGCGAAGGAAACGGAGGCATTATTTATCCAGAAATTCACTATGGTAGAGATGCTTTGGTTGGAGTAGCCTTGTTTTTGACACATTTGGCAGAAATAGGAGGTACGGTTGCTGAATTGAAAGCGTCGTTTCCACAATACTATATGAGTAAAAACAAAATCGAATTGACGCCAACTTTAGATGTAGATGCGATTTTGAAAGCGATGACAGAAAAATATTTAAACGAAGAAGTTTCTACTATAGACGGAGTGAAAATCGATTTTGCTAATTCGTGGGCTCATTTGAGAAAATCCAATACAGAACCAATCATTCGTATTTATACTGAAGCACCATCGCAAAGTGAAGCTGATGATTTGGCGGAAACGATAATTAAGAATATAAAGGAAATTGCTGGGATTTAG
- a CDS encoding BsuBI/PstI family type II restriction endonuclease has protein sequence MIPTGGQLSFSTGEHNDLQKAIIEEFLRRYGFGAEVLYVGGTANKFLYLEKDKLENLSFFKMSHEELPDVIAYSKEKNWVYLIEAVHTSGPILEIRLLQLQKLTKNRKAEIVFVTAFQNRQKFRQFIADIA, from the coding sequence TTGATTCCGACAGGTGGTCAATTATCTTTTTCAACAGGAGAACATAACGATTTACAAAAAGCCATCATAGAAGAATTTTTACGAAGATATGGTTTTGGGGCAGAAGTTTTATATGTTGGAGGCACAGCAAATAAATTTTTGTACTTGGAAAAAGATAAATTAGAAAATCTAAGTTTTTTCAAAATGTCGCACGAAGAATTACCTGATGTTATCGCCTATTCTAAGGAAAAGAATTGGGTATATTTGATTGAAGCTGTTCATACTTCTGGACCAATATTGGAAATTAGATTATTACAATTACAGAAATTAACAAAAAATCGCAAAGCTGAAATTGTGTTCGTTACCGCTTTTCAAAATCGTCAAAAATTTAGGCAATTTATTGCTGATATAGCTTAG
- a CDS encoding ExbD/TolR family protein: MKRTSTRIDMTAMCDVSFLLLTFFVLTSTARQPEVHPVDLPASTKETKIPTEDIITLTIGDGNVFVGIAEREDKKDILTRMGAEYNINFSEEEVEAFAGLENFGLDIRELKTLLAKPANERMKPEFHKGIPYKDSTNNQLASWVKNARESSWTRKESFTKVAIKGDQNEQFGNVKEIIDILQQQRQNRFYLVTGLRNDDF; encoded by the coding sequence ATGAAAAGAACGAGTACGAGAATAGACATGACCGCAATGTGTGACGTGTCGTTCTTGTTGCTTACATTCTTCGTTCTTACCTCTACGGCAAGACAGCCAGAGGTGCATCCTGTAGATTTGCCAGCTTCTACAAAAGAAACTAAAATCCCTACGGAAGACATCATCACATTGACTATTGGAGATGGAAATGTATTTGTAGGAATTGCTGAAAGAGAAGATAAAAAAGACATCCTTACAAGAATGGGTGCTGAATACAATATCAACTTTTCAGAGGAGGAAGTAGAGGCATTTGCAGGATTGGAAAACTTTGGTTTAGATATTAGAGAGTTGAAAACACTTTTGGCTAAACCAGCAAATGAACGAATGAAACCAGAATTTCACAAAGGAATTCCTTATAAAGATTCTACCAATAACCAATTGGCATCTTGGGTAAAAAATGCTCGTGAGTCTTCATGGACTCGTAAAGAGAGTTTTACAAAAGTTGCTATCAAAGGAGATCAAAACGAACAATTTGGTAATGTAAAAGAAATCATTGATATCTTACAACAACAGCGTCAAAATCGTTTTTATTTGGTTACTGGGTTGAGAAATGATGATTTTTAA
- a CDS encoding enoyl-CoA hydratase/isomerase family protein has protein sequence MEYNNILVEKNQAIAVVTINRPTKLNALNKETIAELHTVFSTLNNDKGTRVIIITGSGEKSFVAGADISEFASFKPEQGAELARKGQETLFDFIENMSKPVIAAVNGFALGGGLELAMATHFRVASDNAKMGLPEVTLGLIPGYGGTQRLAQLIGKGKAMELIMTAQMIDAATALQLGLVNYVVSQAELIDFAIGLAEKIVKNSPNAIKEAIACINAGFKEGVNGFEVEIKRFGDCFQTADFIEGTTAFLEKRKPVF, from the coding sequence ATGGAATACAACAACATTTTAGTGGAAAAAAATCAAGCAATTGCAGTCGTAACAATCAACCGTCCAACAAAGTTAAACGCATTGAATAAAGAAACCATTGCTGAACTGCATACTGTATTTTCTACATTGAACAACGATAAAGGAACAAGAGTAATTATCATCACTGGAAGTGGAGAAAAGTCGTTTGTTGCAGGAGCAGATATTTCTGAATTTGCGTCATTCAAACCAGAACAAGGAGCTGAATTGGCAAGAAAAGGTCAAGAAACTTTGTTTGATTTTATAGAAAATATGTCAAAACCAGTTATCGCTGCTGTCAATGGTTTTGCATTAGGAGGTGGATTGGAATTGGCAATGGCGACTCATTTTAGAGTAGCATCTGACAATGCAAAAATGGGATTGCCAGAAGTAACTTTGGGATTAATCCCTGGATATGGAGGTACACAGCGTTTGGCTCAATTGATTGGCAAAGGAAAAGCAATGGAACTCATTATGACGGCTCAAATGATTGATGCGGCTACAGCACTGCAATTGGGATTGGTAAATTATGTGGTTTCTCAAGCTGAATTAATTGATTTTGCTATAGGTTTAGCAGAGAAAATTGTGAAAAATTCACCAAATGCTATCAAAGAAGCAATTGCGTGTATCAACGCAGGTTTCAAAGAAGGTGTAAACGGTTTTGAAGTAGAAATTAAACGTTTTGGAGATTGCTTCCAAACAGCGGATTTCATCGAAGGTACAACAGCGTTTTTGGAAAAGAGAAAGCCAGTGTTTTAA
- a CDS encoding DUF4286 family protein: MIIYNVTLNIDESIHDAWLQWMQEKHIQEVVDTGCFVSARLVRVLVDEEMGGITYSVQYYANTKEDLERYRKEFAPALQQEGMQLFGDKMLAFRTDLEVIKEFYSIHEIPH; this comes from the coding sequence ATGATTATATACAATGTAACATTAAACATAGACGAAAGCATACACGACGCCTGGCTACAATGGATGCAAGAAAAACACATTCAAGAAGTAGTGGACACAGGATGCTTTGTTTCAGCGAGATTGGTCAGAGTATTGGTTGATGAAGAAATGGGTGGAATCACCTATTCTGTGCAATACTATGCCAATACAAAAGAAGATTTAGAAAGATATAGAAAGGAATTTGCTCCAGCCTTGCAACAAGAAGGAATGCAACTATTTGGAGATAAAATGCTGGCGTTTCGTACAGATTTGGAAGTAATCAAAGAATTTTATTCAATTCATGAGATTCCTCATTAA
- a CDS encoding Smr/MutS family protein, with protein sequence MKFEKGNKVEVLDDAFIGTVVRVKGEEVTIETADGFELSYHSSELILVEESNDITKASSISAIEEAKQTKIVKNHHRVNTEKKSKKEEYAVEIDLHIEKLVKSTKGMSKYDMLNLQVDTARMQIEYAIEKKIPKLVLIHGEGEGVLKTELEFLLGRYREVYFVEGNYRKYGFGATEVYIRQNQ encoded by the coding sequence ATGAAATTTGAAAAAGGTAATAAAGTAGAAGTCCTCGATGATGCTTTTATCGGAACGGTGGTACGAGTAAAAGGCGAGGAAGTAACCATAGAAACAGCAGACGGCTTCGAATTGTCTTACCACAGTTCGGAGCTGATTCTTGTAGAGGAATCGAATGATATTACCAAGGCGAGTTCGATTTCGGCTATTGAAGAAGCAAAACAAACCAAAATTGTAAAAAATCATCATAGAGTAAACACCGAAAAAAAATCCAAAAAAGAGGAATATGCCGTAGAAATAGATTTGCATATCGAAAAATTGGTGAAATCTACTAAAGGAATGAGTAAATACGATATGCTCAACTTGCAAGTCGATACTGCTCGTATGCAGATAGAATACGCTATTGAAAAGAAAATACCGAAATTGGTATTGATACATGGAGAAGGCGAGGGCGTACTAAAAACAGAATTAGAATTTTTATTGGGTAGATACCGTGAAGTGTATTTTGTAGAGGGAAATTATCGCAAATACGGATTTGGAGCAACGGAAGTGTATATTAGACAAAATCAGTAG
- the queA gene encoding tRNA preQ1(34) S-adenosylmethionine ribosyltransferase-isomerase QueA → MRLSNFNFNLPEELLAEFPAENRDESRLMVVHRKTGEIEHKLFKDILDYFDEGDVMVLNNTKVFPARLYGNKEKTGARIEVFLLRELNAEQRLWDVLVDPARKIRIGNKLYFGEDESLVAEVIDNTTSRGRTLRFLFDGSYEEFRIKLKELGETPIPKYISRDVVPEDEERYQTIYATEEGAVAAPTAGLHFSKHLLKRLEIKGVDFAKVTLHIGLGTFNPVEVEDLSKHKMDSEELFISQEACEIVNKAILNKKKVCAIGTTSMRAMESSVSSAKTLNPFVGWTNKFIFPPYDFSIADCMVTNFHMPKSTLLMMISAFAGYDLTMKAYEEAVKEGYKFYSYGDAMLIL, encoded by the coding sequence ATGAGATTATCAAATTTTAATTTCAACTTACCAGAAGAGTTGTTAGCAGAATTTCCAGCAGAAAATCGTGATGAATCACGCTTGATGGTTGTACACAGAAAAACTGGAGAGATAGAACACAAGTTATTCAAAGATATATTGGATTATTTCGACGAAGGAGATGTAATGGTGTTGAATAACACAAAAGTGTTTCCTGCGAGATTGTACGGAAACAAAGAAAAAACCGGAGCAAGAATTGAAGTATTTTTGTTGAGAGAGTTGAATGCAGAGCAACGTTTGTGGGATGTATTGGTAGATCCAGCTCGAAAAATTCGTATCGGAAACAAATTGTATTTTGGTGAAGACGAATCGTTGGTTGCTGAGGTGATCGACAATACCACTTCAAGAGGGAGAACTTTGAGATTTTTGTTTGATGGTTCGTATGAAGAGTTCCGAATCAAATTGAAAGAATTGGGAGAAACTCCAATTCCAAAATACATTAGTAGAGATGTGGTACCAGAAGATGAAGAAAGATACCAAACCATTTATGCAACAGAAGAAGGGGCAGTAGCAGCTCCAACGGCAGGTCTGCATTTTTCGAAACATTTGTTGAAACGTTTGGAAATTAAAGGAGTAGATTTTGCAAAGGTAACTTTACATATCGGATTAGGAACGTTCAATCCTGTGGAAGTTGAAGATTTGTCAAAGCACAAAATGGATTCAGAAGAGTTGTTTATTTCACAAGAAGCATGCGAAATTGTAAACAAAGCTATTTTGAATAAGAAAAAAGTGTGTGCTATCGGTACAACTTCTATGAGAGCAATGGAAAGTTCGGTTTCATCTGCCAAAACATTAAATCCGTTTGTAGGATGGACAAATAAGTTTATTTTTCCTCCTTATGATTTTAGTATCGCAGATTGTATGGTAACAAATTTTCACATGCCAAAATCCACTTTGTTGATGATGATTTCTGCATTTGCGGGATATGATTTAACAATGAAAGCGTATGAAGAAGCAGTAAAAGAAGGATATAAATTTTACTCGTACGGTGATGCTATGTTGATTTTGTAA
- a CDS encoding MotA/TolQ/ExbB proton channel family protein encodes MENLNNESVQKNTNSGLSNIFATIAVVLCIVFGFVVWNFVLGNPSNFVDNDPSKDPVSGNLLGMMYKGGYVIGVLIGLLTMTVVFGIERWIVISKASGSGNIKAFVAEVQSLIRVGKVNEAIELCDTQKGSVANVVKAALIKYDTVKKSGESSEEAMAAIQKEIEEATVLEMPMLEKNMVVLATLVSIGTLTGLLGTVTGMIKAFSALSTSGAPDSSALATGISEALMCTATGIGTSTLAIVLYNIFTTKIDKLTHFIDEVGFAITQSYKASR; translated from the coding sequence ATGGAAAATTTAAACAATGAATCAGTGCAAAAGAACACAAATTCTGGTTTATCAAACATTTTTGCTACGATTGCAGTAGTACTATGTATAGTATTTGGTTTCGTAGTATGGAATTTCGTATTAGGAAATCCTTCTAACTTCGTTGACAACGATCCTTCAAAAGATCCAGTGTCAGGAAACTTGTTAGGTATGATGTACAAAGGAGGTTATGTAATCGGGGTGTTGATTGGATTACTTACAATGACGGTTGTGTTTGGTATCGAGCGTTGGATTGTAATTTCTAAAGCATCAGGTTCAGGAAATATCAAAGCATTTGTAGCAGAAGTTCAATCTTTGATTAGAGTAGGAAAAGTAAATGAAGCTATCGAATTGTGTGATACACAAAAAGGTTCGGTTGCTAATGTAGTAAAAGCAGCTTTAATCAAATACGATACAGTAAAAAAATCTGGAGAAAGTTCAGAAGAGGCTATGGCAGCTATCCAAAAAGAAATCGAAGAGGCTACCGTACTAGAAATGCCAATGTTGGAGAAAAACATGGTAGTATTGGCTACTTTGGTATCTATCGGTACATTGACAGGTCTTTTAGGAACAGTAACAGGTATGATCAAGGCGTTCTCGGCTTTATCAACTTCAGGTGCACCAGACTCATCAGCATTGGCAACAGGTATCTCTGAGGCTTTGATGTGTACGGCTACAGGTATCGGTACATCTACTTTGGCAATTGTATTGTACAACATCTTTACAACAAAAATTGATAAATTGACTCACTTTATCGATGAGGTAGGTTTTGCTATCACTCAATCTTACAAAGCATCTCGTTAA
- a CDS encoding DNA cytosine methyltransferase: MKYWEEINNKLKPWIHTDIDKTVVDLFAGCGGLSLGFESNGFKTHRV, from the coding sequence ATGAAATATTGGGAAGAGATAAACAACAAACTGAAACCCTGGATACACACCGACATAGATAAGACGGTGGTAGATCTTTTTGCGGGTTGTGGTGGTTTGTCTCTTGGATTTGAATCAAATGGATTCAAGACCCATAGGGTTTGA
- a CDS encoding ExbD/TolR family protein has translation MAELNTGGESKGGKKVRSKKMNPAVDLTAMVDLAFLLITFFMLTTTLSKPQSMELTMPDKQKDKTLDTDKQEAKESKTLNILIGKDRKLKYYYGMLSNPYMGVGPTDTTYGKDGIRQVILQKIANLKAQGATKPEDGVVVLIKATEDATYRDMIDILDEMAITGVGIYAIQEITDEEIKIMQ, from the coding sequence ATGGCAGAATTAAATACCGGTGGCGAAAGCAAAGGTGGTAAAAAAGTAAGAAGTAAAAAGATGAATCCTGCAGTAGATTTGACCGCAATGGTGGATTTAGCTTTCTTATTGATTACCTTTTTCATGCTTACAACTACCTTGTCAAAACCTCAGTCTATGGAATTGACAATGCCTGACAAACAGAAAGACAAAACTCTTGATACTGATAAACAAGAAGCCAAAGAATCTAAAACCCTAAACATCCTAATTGGTAAAGATAGAAAATTGAAGTACTATTATGGTATGTTGAGTAATCCTTATATGGGAGTTGGGCCTACAGATACAACTTATGGTAAAGATGGTATCCGTCAGGTAATTCTACAAAAGATTGCTAATTTGAAAGCTCAAGGTGCTACAAAACCTGAAGATGGAGTAGTAGTACTCATCAAAGCAACAGAAGATGCTACCTATAGAGATATGATAGACATCTTGGACGAAATGGCAATTACTGGAGTAGGAATTTATGCAATTCAAGAAATAACAGACGAGGAAATAAAAATTATGCAATAA
- a CDS encoding energy transducer TonB, whose translation MKDNKPVIQRNDGSNRGITFIVVLIIALAITYLFEKDFPTDLSFFNLDKIEGIMKSASVKEMENKNLEEKTFQDVEEEILNVATSDEPRDIVVLDALAEMPLYWKEKFVKEIQLLGLERDWHFIISATITEDGSLTDVELSNDPYEIKDEVLRVIETLPKWQPALKEGKAVSSLEFIDIYIPVTNESIGSEKETFISNIFNKKNVKTILFFGAIVLFFLSSNRSKTNKDSFDE comes from the coding sequence ATGAAAGATAATAAACCAGTCATTCAACGCAATGATGGTAGTAATAGAGGTATTACATTTATTGTAGTGTTGATAATTGCATTGGCAATCACTTATCTTTTTGAAAAAGATTTTCCTACAGATCTTTCTTTTTTCAATTTAGATAAAATAGAAGGCATAATGAAAAGTGCCTCTGTAAAAGAAATGGAGAATAAAAATTTGGAAGAAAAGACTTTTCAGGATGTAGAAGAAGAAATTTTAAATGTAGCTACCTCTGATGAACCAAGAGATATTGTAGTTTTAGATGCTTTAGCAGAGATGCCATTGTATTGGAAAGAGAAATTTGTAAAGGAAATTCAATTGTTGGGATTAGAAAGAGATTGGCATTTTATTATTTCAGCCACAATTACAGAAGACGGAAGTCTTACAGACGTTGAATTGTCCAATGATCCTTATGAAATCAAAGACGAAGTACTACGAGTTATTGAAACATTACCCAAATGGCAACCTGCATTAAAAGAAGGAAAAGCTGTATCTTCATTGGAGTTTATAGATATATATATCCCAGTAACTAATGAATCAATTGGTAGTGAAAAAGAAACGTTTATCAGTAATATTTTTAATAAAAAGAATGTCAAAACTATTTTATTTTTTGGTGCTATTGTTTTGTTTTTTCTCAGTTCGAATAGAAGTAAAACCAATAAAGATTCATTTGACGAGTAA
- a CDS encoding rhodanese-like domain-containing protein, producing MKKILITLCIGLGISINSNAQCLKKVVNDENTLLVDVRTPEEFEEETAKNAINIPVDELENRVSELVDAKRIVVFCKSGKRAKQAKKILKRQKGIRKVYNGKTYEKVRNLQ from the coding sequence ATGAAAAAAATTCTAATTACCTTATGTATAGGATTGGGTATTTCAATTAATTCAAATGCTCAATGCTTAAAAAAAGTAGTCAACGACGAAAACACACTTTTAGTAGATGTGCGTACACCTGAGGAATTTGAAGAAGAAACCGCAAAAAATGCCATCAATATTCCTGTTGACGAATTGGAAAACCGTGTAAGCGAATTGGTTGATGCAAAAAGAATCGTTGTTTTTTGCAAAAGTGGCAAAAGAGCCAAACAAGCAAAAAAGATTTTGAAACGCCAAAAAGGCATTCGAAAAGTTTACAATGGAAAGACTTACGAAAAAGTGAGAAATTTACAATAA
- a CDS encoding energy transducer TonB has product MANYNILGKDWTDIVFEGRNKLYGAYKMREESAKYTAIALLIGIISIGGLFFSGYLLQSSDSRKAKLEDTEGIEMTVIKMPLPPPEPKPEVIPDPEPPPPPPAGASKNVQDEVEFKETVVKKDNEVKNEQKTTQQQFDDNTTSGQKSQEGDKKDGDLKKDGENTGQASKGSKGTENTNQYVEEKQKEPAVDPNKIHRAVQQKAVMPGNWQQRFVKDFKVPEVGGDVKQITLRLSFVVEKDGSLTDIKILNDQYGLSREAERVIKSLPSWTPAEHNGVKVRSQFVQPITIRIN; this is encoded by the coding sequence ATGGCAAATTATAATATATTAGGTAAAGACTGGACAGACATTGTTTTCGAAGGAAGAAACAAGCTCTACGGTGCGTACAAAATGCGTGAAGAAAGTGCAAAGTACACCGCAATAGCTCTTTTAATCGGAATCATTTCTATCGGCGGACTTTTCTTCTCTGGTTACTTACTTCAATCTTCTGATAGCAGAAAAGCAAAATTAGAAGATACAGAAGGAATCGAAATGACAGTGATAAAAATGCCACTTCCTCCGCCAGAACCAAAACCGGAAGTGATACCAGATCCAGAACCACCACCACCGCCACCAGCGGGGGCGTCGAAAAATGTTCAAGACGAAGTTGAGTTTAAAGAAACCGTTGTAAAGAAAGACAACGAAGTGAAAAATGAACAAAAAACTACGCAACAACAATTTGACGACAATACAACATCTGGACAGAAATCTCAAGAAGGTGATAAAAAAGATGGTGATTTGAAAAAAGACGGAGAAAATACCGGTCAAGCATCAAAAGGTTCAAAAGGAACTGAAAATACCAATCAGTATGTTGAGGAAAAACAGAAAGAACCAGCTGTAGATCCTAACAAGATTCACCGTGCAGTACAACAAAAAGCTGTGATGCCTGGTAACTGGCAACAAAGATTCGTAAAAGATTTTAAAGTACCAGAAGTAGGTGGAGATGTGAAGCAAATCACTTTAAGATTGTCTTTCGTAGTAGAAAAAGATGGTTCATTGACAGACATTAAAATTTTAAATGATCAATACGGACTGTCTCGTGAAGCTGAAAGAGTAATCAAAAGTCTTCCATCTTGGACACCGGCAGAACACAACGGTGTGAAAGTAAGATCACAGTTCGTTCAGCCAATTACAATTAGAATTAACTAA